Proteins encoded within one genomic window of Brenneria nigrifluens DSM 30175 = ATCC 13028:
- the rho gene encoding transcription termination factor Rho, with product MNLTELKNTPVSELITLGENMGLENLARMRKQDIIFAILKQHAKSGEDIFGDGVLEILQDGFGFLRSGDSSYLAGPDDIYVSPSQIRRFNLRTGDTISGKIRPPKEGERYFALLKVNEVNYDKPENARNKILFENLTPLHANSRLRMERGNGSTEDLTARVLDLASPIGRGQRGLIVAPPKAGKTMLLQNIAQSIAYNHPDCVLMVLLIDERPEEVTEMQRLVKGEVIASTFDEPASRHVQVAEMVIEKAKRLVEHKKDVIILLDSITRLARAYNTVVPASGKVLTGGVDANALHRPKRFFGAARNVEEGGSLTIIATALVDTGSKMDEVIYEEFKGTGNMELHLARKIAEKRVFPAIDYNRSGTRKEELLTTSEELQKMWILRKIIHPMGEIDAMEFLINKLAMTKTNDEFFDMMKRS from the coding sequence ATGAATCTTACCGAATTAAAGAATACGCCAGTTTCCGAGTTAATTACTCTTGGCGAAAATATGGGGCTGGAAAACCTGGCCCGCATGCGCAAACAGGACATTATCTTCGCCATTCTGAAACAGCATGCTAAAAGCGGCGAAGATATTTTCGGCGACGGCGTGCTGGAAATATTGCAGGATGGATTTGGTTTCCTCCGTTCAGGAGACAGCTCCTACCTCGCCGGTCCTGATGATATCTACGTTTCCCCCAGCCAGATTCGCCGTTTCAACCTTCGTACCGGTGATACCATTTCCGGCAAGATCCGCCCGCCGAAAGAAGGCGAACGCTACTTTGCGCTGCTGAAAGTCAATGAAGTCAACTACGATAAGCCTGAAAACGCCCGCAACAAGATCCTGTTTGAAAACCTTACCCCTCTGCATGCGAACTCCCGCCTGCGTATGGAGCGCGGTAACGGCTCAACCGAAGACTTGACCGCCCGCGTACTGGATCTGGCATCCCCCATCGGCCGCGGCCAGCGCGGACTGATCGTGGCGCCGCCGAAAGCCGGTAAAACCATGCTGTTGCAGAACATTGCGCAAAGCATCGCCTATAATCATCCCGACTGCGTGCTGATGGTGCTGCTGATTGATGAACGTCCGGAAGAAGTGACCGAAATGCAGCGTCTGGTGAAAGGCGAAGTGATTGCCTCTACCTTTGACGAGCCGGCCTCCCGCCACGTTCAGGTCGCCGAAATGGTGATCGAAAAAGCGAAGCGTCTGGTCGAGCATAAAAAAGACGTCATCATTCTGCTGGACTCCATCACCCGTCTGGCGCGCGCCTACAACACCGTGGTGCCGGCGTCGGGCAAGGTGCTGACCGGTGGTGTGGACGCCAACGCCCTGCATCGTCCCAAACGTTTCTTCGGCGCGGCGCGTAACGTTGAAGAAGGCGGTAGTTTGACTATCATTGCCACAGCGCTGGTGGATACCGGTTCCAAGATGGATGAAGTGATTTACGAAGAGTTCAAGGGCACCGGTAACATGGAACTGCATCTGGCGCGTAAGATCGCTGAAAAACGCGTTTTCCCGGCCATCGACTACAATCGTTCCGGTACGCGTAAAGAAGAGTTGCTTACCACGTCTGAAGAACTGCAGAAGATGTGGATTTTGCGTAAAATTATCCACCCCATGGGTGAGATTGACGCGATGGAGTTCCTGATTAACAAGTTGGCGATGACCAAAACCAACGATGAATTCTTCGATATGATGAAGCGTTCATAA
- the wecA gene encoding UDP-N-acetylglucosamine--undecaprenyl-phosphate N-acetylglucosaminephosphotransferase produces the protein MSIELLIIFLFSLCFLFIARQVARKIGFVDRPNYRKRHQGLVPLVGGISVYAGICFTYLITDQYIPNFRLYLLCAGVLVLVGALDDRFDVSVKIRAVVQACVAVIMMAFAGLSLHNLGHIFGPWQMELGPFGYLVTLFAVWAAINAFNMVDGIDGLLGGLSCVSFGALGILLYHSGHANLALWCFAMIAATLPYILLNLGVFGKRYKVFMGDAGSTMIGFTAIWILIQTTQGQQHPVNPVTALWIIAIPLIDMIAIMYRRLRKGMSPFSPDRQHIHHIMMRAGFTSRQAFVLITLAAGLLAAIGVLGEYLPFVPEWVMLALFLLAFLLYGYCLKRAWRVARLVKRIKRRIRHADEQKPSS, from the coding sequence ATGAGTATCGAATTATTAATCATTTTTCTGTTTTCTCTGTGCTTCCTGTTTATTGCTCGCCAGGTAGCGAGAAAAATAGGATTTGTCGATCGCCCCAATTACCGTAAACGGCATCAGGGACTGGTTCCGCTTGTCGGCGGAATCTCGGTGTACGCCGGGATTTGCTTTACCTACCTGATCACCGATCAATACATCCCCAATTTCCGTCTCTACCTGCTTTGCGCCGGCGTGCTGGTGTTGGTCGGCGCGCTGGACGATCGCTTTGATGTCAGCGTGAAAATCCGTGCGGTCGTCCAGGCGTGCGTGGCGGTTATCATGATGGCGTTCGCCGGCCTCTCTTTGCATAATCTCGGTCATATTTTCGGTCCGTGGCAAATGGAGCTGGGGCCGTTTGGTTATCTGGTGACGCTGTTCGCCGTCTGGGCCGCCATCAACGCTTTCAATATGGTGGATGGCATCGACGGCCTGCTGGGCGGATTGTCCTGCGTTTCATTTGGCGCGCTGGGCATACTGCTGTATCACAGCGGCCATGCCAATCTGGCGCTGTGGTGTTTCGCCATGATTGCCGCCACCCTGCCTTACATCCTGCTTAATCTGGGCGTTTTCGGTAAACGCTATAAGGTTTTCATGGGGGATGCCGGGAGTACCATGATTGGCTTTACGGCTATCTGGATCCTGATCCAGACCACCCAGGGACAACAGCATCCGGTCAATCCGGTCACCGCGTTGTGGATTATCGCCATTCCGCTGATTGATATGATTGCCATCATGTATCGCCGCCTGCGTAAAGGGATGAGCCCGTTTTCGCCCGATCGCCAGCATATCCACCACATAATGATGCGGGCGGGGTTTACTTCCCGGCAGGCTTTTGTGCTGATCACGCTGGCGGCGGGGCTGCTGGCCGCCATCGGCGTGTTGGGGGAGTATCTCCCTTTTGTTCCTGAATGGGTTATGTTGGCATTGTTCTTGCTTGCATTCTTGCTGTATGGCTACTGCCTGAAACGCGCGTGGCGCGTCGCCCGCTTAGTGAAGCGCATCAAACGTCGCATACGGCACGCCGACGAGCAGAAGCCGTCGTCTTGA
- the wzzE gene encoding ECA polysaccharide chain length modulation protein translates to MKSENRSTGNALVDNELDIRGLFRTLWRGKLGILSIALLFSVSALLYSYLVTPQWSATAITDKPTVNMLGGYYSQQQFLRNLDAKSFATPQPEQPSISSAAYDEFIMQLAAYDTRRDFWLQTDYYKQRQEGDAKADAALLDELVNNIQFTPRDDAKKTNDGVKLVAETSADANTLLRHYVTFASRHAAGHLNEEINGAWAARTIFMKSQIKRQEAVAKAIYERDVRSVERALKIAQQQGISRSQTDTPADELPASEMFLLGRPMLQARLESLQASGPHYDLDYDQNRAMLATLNVGPTLDSNFQTYRYLRTPEEPVKRDSPRRAFLMVMWGAIGALVGAGVALVRRPR, encoded by the coding sequence ATGAAATCAGAGAATCGCTCCACCGGCAATGCGTTAGTTGATAATGAGCTGGATATCCGCGGTTTATTCCGCACGCTGTGGCGTGGGAAGCTCGGCATCCTGTCTATTGCCCTGTTGTTTAGCGTTAGCGCGCTACTCTATTCCTACCTGGTAACGCCGCAATGGAGTGCGACGGCGATTACCGATAAGCCGACGGTCAACATGCTGGGCGGATACTACTCGCAGCAGCAGTTTCTGCGTAACCTGGATGCCAAATCTTTCGCTACGCCGCAGCCTGAGCAGCCCTCCATCTCTTCGGCGGCTTACGATGAATTCATCATGCAATTAGCGGCTTACGATACCCGCCGCGATTTCTGGCTGCAGACCGACTATTATAAACAGCGTCAGGAGGGGGATGCCAAAGCCGATGCCGCCCTGCTGGATGAGCTGGTGAACAATATTCAGTTTACGCCGCGCGACGACGCCAAGAAGACCAATGACGGCGTGAAGCTGGTGGCGGAAACCTCAGCTGACGCCAATACATTGCTGCGTCACTATGTTACGTTTGCCAGCCGGCATGCGGCCGGTCATCTGAACGAGGAGATTAACGGCGCATGGGCCGCCAGAACCATCTTTATGAAATCGCAGATTAAACGCCAGGAAGCGGTGGCCAAGGCCATTTACGAACGCGATGTTCGCAGCGTCGAACGGGCGCTGAAAATCGCCCAGCAGCAGGGCATCAGCCGCAGCCAGACCGATACGCCGGCGGATGAACTGCCGGCGTCGGAGATGTTTTTACTGGGCAGGCCGATGCTGCAGGCGCGTCTGGAGTCGTTGCAGGCCAGCGGACCGCACTACGATCTCGACTACGATCAGAACCGCGCCATGCTGGCCACCCTGAATGTCGGGCCGACGCTTGACAGCAATTTCCAGACTTACCGTTATTTGCGTACGCCGGAAGAGCCGGTAAAACGCGACAGTCCGCGCCGGGCTTTCCTGATGGTGATGTGGGGGGCTATTGGGGCGTTGGTGGGCGCGGGAGTCGCTCTGGTTCGTCGTCCACGCTAA
- the wecB gene encoding non-hydrolyzing UDP-N-acetylglucosamine 2-epimerase, producing MKVLTVFGTRPEAIKMAPLVHALAQDEAFESRICVTAQHREMLDQVLRLFSITPDYDLDIMRPGQSLSEISCRILAGLEPVMAGFKPDLVLVHGDTTTTLTTSLAAFYQRIPVGHVEAGLRTGNLYSPWPEEANRRLTGHLAMLHFAPTENSRQNLLREHLSDRQIFVTGNTVIDALFWVRDCIVNNEDLRRRLDEKYAFLDADKKLILVTGHRRESFGGGFERICGALADIARRHPEAQIVYPVHLNPNVGEPVNRILSGIGNVMLIAPQDYLPFVYLMNRSYLILTDSGGIQEEAPSLGKPVLVMRDATERPEAVEAGTVRLVGTDVVKIVDTVSRLLTDDNEYQAMSRAHNPYGDGHACRRIIDALKNYQENHRVTL from the coding sequence GTGAAAGTGTTGACTGTTTTCGGCACCCGGCCGGAGGCCATCAAGATGGCCCCGCTGGTTCATGCCCTGGCCCAGGATGAAGCCTTTGAATCAAGAATTTGCGTAACGGCCCAGCATCGGGAGATGCTTGATCAGGTGTTGCGCCTATTCAGTATTACCCCTGACTACGACCTGGATATCATGCGGCCGGGCCAGTCTCTCAGCGAGATATCCTGCCGGATTCTGGCCGGCCTTGAACCGGTGATGGCGGGGTTCAAGCCGGACCTGGTGCTGGTGCATGGCGATACCACCACCACGTTGACCACCAGTCTGGCCGCTTTTTATCAACGTATTCCGGTCGGACATGTGGAAGCCGGGCTGCGCACCGGCAATCTCTATTCGCCCTGGCCGGAAGAGGCCAACCGTAGGCTGACCGGACATCTGGCGATGCTCCATTTCGCCCCGACGGAAAATTCCCGTCAAAACCTGCTGCGCGAGCACCTGTCGGACCGGCAGATTTTCGTCACCGGGAACACGGTGATCGACGCCTTATTCTGGGTGCGGGACTGCATCGTCAACAACGAGGACCTGCGCCGCAGGCTGGATGAAAAATACGCTTTCCTCGACGCCGACAAAAAACTGATTCTGGTTACCGGGCACCGGCGCGAAAGTTTCGGCGGCGGTTTTGAGCGCATATGCGGCGCGCTGGCGGATATCGCCCGGCGGCATCCGGAAGCGCAGATTGTCTATCCGGTCCATCTTAATCCCAACGTCGGCGAGCCGGTGAACCGCATTCTGAGCGGCATCGGCAACGTGATGCTGATTGCGCCGCAGGATTACCTGCCCTTTGTTTATCTGATGAATCGTTCCTATCTTATCCTGACGGACTCCGGCGGCATTCAGGAAGAGGCGCCGTCGCTGGGCAAACCGGTGCTGGTGATGCGCGACGCCACCGAGCGGCCCGAAGCCGTTGAAGCCGGCACGGTCAGGCTGGTGGGCACGGACGTGGTAAAAATCGTCGACACCGTTTCGCGGCTGCTGACGGACGACAATGAATATCAGGCCATGAGTCGGGCGCATAACCCTTATGGCGACGGCCATGCCTGTCGGCGTATTATTGACGCGCTCAAGAACTATCAGGAAAACCATCGGGTGACGCTATGA
- the wecC gene encoding UDP-N-acetyl-D-mannosamine dehydrogenase produces MSFDTISIIGLGYIGLPTAAAFASRKKKVIGIDVNRQAVETINRGEIHIVEPDLAALVKTAVENGYLQASTKPAAADAFLIAVPTPFKGDHEPDIAYVRAAAESIAPVLKAGDLVILESTSPVGATEQMAEWLAQARPDLTFPQQSGEAADIHIAYCPERVLPGQVMVELIKNDRVIGGMTPACSALASELYKIFLEGECVVTNARTAEMCKLTENSFRDVNIAFANELSLICAEQNINVWELIRLANRHPRVNILQPGPGVGGHCIAVDPWFIVAQNPQQARLIHTARLVNDGKPLWVVDRVKTAVADFLAQSDKRASDVTVACFGLAFKPDIDDLRESPAVEITAMIAQWNTGATLVVEPNVKQLPAALAGPVTLVDTNTALQQADVLVMLVDHRQFRAISPDDIKQNWVIDTKGVWR; encoded by the coding sequence ATGAGTTTTGACACGATTTCCATTATCGGGTTGGGTTATATCGGTTTACCGACGGCGGCGGCGTTCGCTTCGCGCAAGAAAAAAGTGATCGGCATCGATGTAAACCGGCAGGCGGTAGAGACCATTAACCGCGGTGAAATTCACATCGTCGAGCCGGATTTGGCGGCGCTGGTAAAAACCGCCGTGGAAAACGGCTACTTACAGGCGTCGACCAAGCCGGCGGCGGCGGACGCGTTTCTGATTGCGGTTCCCACGCCCTTCAAGGGCGACCATGAGCCGGATATCGCCTATGTGCGGGCGGCGGCGGAGTCCATCGCGCCGGTGCTGAAAGCGGGCGATCTGGTTATTCTGGAGTCGACGTCGCCGGTGGGCGCCACCGAGCAAATGGCGGAGTGGCTGGCGCAGGCGCGCCCGGACTTAACCTTTCCGCAGCAGTCGGGCGAGGCCGCCGATATCCATATCGCCTACTGCCCGGAGCGCGTGCTGCCCGGGCAGGTGATGGTGGAACTGATTAAAAACGATCGGGTCATCGGCGGCATGACCCCGGCGTGCTCGGCGCTAGCCAGCGAACTGTACAAGATCTTTCTGGAAGGTGAGTGTGTGGTTACTAACGCCCGCACGGCCGAAATGTGCAAACTGACGGAAAACAGTTTCCGTGACGTTAACATTGCCTTCGCCAATGAGCTGTCGCTGATCTGCGCGGAACAAAATATTAACGTATGGGAACTTATCCGATTGGCAAACCGCCATCCGCGCGTCAATATTCTGCAACCCGGTCCCGGCGTCGGCGGACACTGCATCGCGGTGGACCCCTGGTTTATCGTGGCGCAGAACCCGCAACAGGCGCGGTTGATTCACACCGCCAGGCTGGTGAATGACGGCAAGCCGCTGTGGGTTGTCGATCGGGTGAAAACGGCGGTGGCGGATTTTCTGGCGCAGAGCGATAAACGCGCTAGCGATGTGACGGTGGCCTGTTTCGGTCTGGCGTTCAAGCCGGATATTGACGATTTGCGGGAAAGTCCGGCGGTGGAAATTACGGCGATGATCGCCCAGTGGAATACGGGCGCCACCTTAGTGGTGGAACCGAACGTCAAACAGCTGCCGGCCGCCCTGGCGGGGCCGGTGACGTTGGTCGATACCAACACCGCGCTGCAACAGGCGGATGTGCTGGTCATGCTGGTCGATCACCGTCAGTTCCGGGCCATCAGCCCCGATGATATTAAACAAAACTGGGTTATTGATACCAAAGGAGTGTGGCGTTGA
- the rffG gene encoding dTDP-glucose 4,6-dehydratase: MKRILITGGAGFIGSALVRHIVTETPDSVVVVDKLTYAGNLASLAPVADSDRFAFEQVDIGDRPALDRLFAEYQPALVMHLAAESHVDRSIDGPAAFIETNIVGTYTLLEAARHYWQSLASAEQAAFRFHHISTDEVFGDLHGSDDLFTETTPYAPSSPYSASKASSDHLVRAWLRTYGLPTIITNCSNNYGPYHFPEKLIPLVILNAIAGKPLPVYGDGAQIRDWLFVEDHARALYKVVTQGVVGETYNIGGHNERKNIEVVQTICDLLEELAPNKPDGVQRYRDLITYVKDRPGHDMRYAIDAGKIERELGWRPEETFESGMRKTVRWYLDNEAWWRSVQDGSYTGERLGLNR; encoded by the coding sequence TTGAAACGTATTTTGATCACCGGCGGCGCCGGATTTATCGGTTCGGCCCTGGTCCGGCATATTGTTACCGAGACGCCGGACAGCGTGGTGGTGGTGGATAAGCTCACCTATGCCGGTAATCTCGCCTCCCTGGCGCCGGTCGCCGACAGCGACCGTTTCGCCTTTGAACAGGTGGATATCGGCGATCGCCCGGCGCTGGATCGGCTGTTTGCCGAGTATCAGCCGGCGCTGGTGATGCATCTGGCGGCGGAAAGTCACGTTGATCGCTCCATCGACGGCCCGGCGGCGTTTATTGAAACCAATATCGTGGGCACTTACACGCTGCTGGAGGCCGCCCGCCATTACTGGCAAAGCCTGGCCTCCGCGGAACAAGCGGCGTTCCGCTTCCACCATATTTCCACCGATGAGGTATTCGGCGATCTGCACGGCAGCGACGATCTGTTCACCGAAACGACGCCCTATGCGCCCAGCAGCCCTTATTCGGCGTCAAAGGCGTCGAGCGATCATCTGGTGCGCGCCTGGCTGCGCACCTACGGGCTGCCGACCATTATCACCAACTGCTCCAACAACTACGGCCCTTATCACTTCCCCGAAAAACTGATCCCGCTGGTGATCCTGAACGCCATCGCCGGTAAACCGCTGCCGGTGTATGGCGACGGGGCGCAGATTCGCGACTGGCTGTTCGTCGAGGATCACGCCCGGGCGCTGTATAAGGTGGTGACGCAGGGCGTTGTCGGGGAAACCTATAATATTGGCGGCCACAACGAGCGTAAAAACATTGAAGTGGTGCAGACCATCTGCGATTTGCTGGAAGAGCTGGCGCCGAATAAACCGGACGGCGTGCAGCGTTATCGCGACTTGATCACCTATGTCAAAGATCGCCCCGGTCACGATATGCGTTACGCCATCGATGCCGGAAAAATCGAGCGTGAATTGGGCTGGCGCCCGGAAGAAACCTTTGAAAGCGGGATGCGAAAAACCGTGCGCTGGTATCTGGATAATGAAGCATGGTGGCGCAGCGTACAGGATGGATCCTACACCGGCGAGCGTCTGGGTCTGAACCGCTGA
- the rffC gene encoding dTDP-4-amino-4,6-dideoxy-D-galactose acyltransferase, translated as MTEITLSAGEPSPARIHANIEPLSWESRFFNLNSGKLDFSPSAPLLTADALNAYALTQAKIPADNMQLADALADCGFRLVEGEVDLCLDLEALPTAEELSRPRVAESADIPALREAAAQVFALSRFRAPWYRPEDSGRFYAQWAENAVLGVFDHQCLLLENAAGEPQGWVTLRRLNAVEARIGLLAVWPGAAARGIGTQLMSAAETWCRRQEIQRLWVATQTGNVAALRLYLRRGARIMSTAYWLYR; from the coding sequence ATGACAGAGATAACGCTTTCCGCGGGCGAACCGTCGCCGGCGCGCATCCACGCCAATATTGAACCGCTAAGCTGGGAAAGCCGTTTTTTCAACCTGAACAGCGGCAAACTGGATTTCTCGCCGTCGGCGCCGTTGTTGACGGCGGATGCGCTGAACGCCTACGCGCTGACCCAGGCCAAGATACCGGCGGATAATATGCAACTGGCCGACGCCCTGGCGGATTGCGGTTTCCGCCTGGTTGAAGGGGAGGTCGATCTCTGCCTGGATCTGGAGGCGCTTCCGACCGCGGAGGAGCTTTCTCGTCCGCGGGTCGCGGAGAGCGCCGATATCCCGGCGCTGCGGGAGGCGGCGGCCCAGGTTTTCGCCCTGAGCCGTTTTCGCGCCCCCTGGTATCGGCCCGAAGACAGCGGGCGTTTTTATGCGCAGTGGGCGGAAAACGCCGTTCTGGGCGTCTTCGATCACCAGTGTCTGTTGCTGGAGAACGCGGCCGGGGAGCCGCAAGGCTGGGTGACGCTGCGCCGGTTGAACGCCGTCGAAGCCCGCATCGGCCTGCTGGCCGTCTGGCCGGGCGCCGCCGCCCGCGGCATCGGCACGCAGCTGATGTCGGCCGCGGAAACCTGGTGCCGGCGGCAGGAAATACAACGCTTATGGGTCGCGACGCAGACAGGCAACGTGGCGGCTCTCCGTCTTTATCTTCGTCGCGGTGCCAGAATTATGAGCACGGCCTATTGGTTATACAGGTGA
- the rffA gene encoding dTDP-4-amino-4,6-dideoxygalactose transaminase: protein MIPFNAPPIVGTELDYMQAAMSSGKLCGDGGFTRRCQQWLEHYSGSKKVLLTPSCTASLEMAAILLDIKPGDEVIMPSYTFVSTANAFVLRGAKVVFVDIRPDTMNIDETKIEAAITDKTRIIVPVHYAGVACEMDVIMALAKQYDLFVVEDAAQGMMSRYKGRALGSIGHIGCFSFHETKNYTSGGEGGATLINDPRLIDRAEIVREKGTNRSQFFRGQVDKYTWRDIGSSYLMADIQAAYLWAQLEAAAAINERRLRLWQNYYTAFQPLADAGRITLPTVPAHCVHNAHMFYIKLRDAEDRAAFIRYMKEAEILTVFHYIPLHSCPAGQNFGRFSGEDRYTTPESERLVRLPLFYNLSDVNQRTVINTILSFFS, encoded by the coding sequence ATGATTCCGTTTAATGCGCCACCGATTGTGGGCACCGAACTCGACTATATGCAGGCCGCCATGAGCAGCGGCAAGCTGTGCGGCGACGGCGGCTTTACCCGCCGTTGTCAGCAGTGGCTGGAACACTATTCCGGCAGTAAAAAAGTGTTGCTGACCCCCTCCTGCACCGCGTCTCTGGAGATGGCGGCGATTTTGCTGGATATCAAACCCGGCGACGAAGTCATTATGCCGAGCTACACCTTTGTCTCCACCGCCAACGCCTTTGTGCTGCGCGGGGCGAAAGTGGTGTTTGTCGATATCCGTCCCGACACCATGAATATCGATGAGACTAAAATCGAAGCGGCGATCACCGATAAGACCCGGATTATCGTGCCGGTGCACTATGCCGGCGTGGCCTGCGAGATGGACGTCATCATGGCGCTGGCGAAGCAGTACGATCTGTTTGTGGTGGAAGACGCCGCGCAGGGGATGATGTCCCGCTACAAGGGGCGGGCGCTGGGGTCCATCGGCCATATCGGTTGTTTCAGTTTCCATGAAACCAAAAATTACACCTCCGGCGGCGAGGGCGGGGCGACGCTGATTAACGACCCGCGGCTGATTGACCGGGCGGAGATCGTGCGTGAAAAAGGCACCAACCGCAGCCAGTTTTTCCGCGGGCAGGTGGACAAATACACCTGGCGCGATATCGGCTCCAGCTATTTGATGGCCGACATTCAGGCCGCCTATCTGTGGGCGCAACTGGAAGCGGCCGCGGCGATTAATGAACGCCGCCTGCGCCTGTGGCAGAACTATTATACGGCTTTCCAGCCGCTGGCGGACGCGGGACGCATCACTCTGCCGACGGTGCCGGCGCACTGCGTCCACAATGCGCATATGTTTTATATCAAACTGCGCGATGCCGAAGATCGCGCCGCGTTTATCCGTTATATGAAAGAGGCCGAGATCCTGACCGTCTTTCATTATATTCCGCTGCATAGCTGCCCCGCCGGGCAGAACTTCGGCCGCTTCAGCGGCGAAGATCGCTACACCACGCCGGAAAGCGAGCGTCTGGTGCGCCTGCCGCTGTTCTATAATCTGTCTGACGTCAATCAGCGAACGGTCATCAACACCATTCTGAGTTTCTTCTCCTGA